In a single window of the Littorina saxatilis isolate snail1 linkage group LG5, US_GU_Lsax_2.0, whole genome shotgun sequence genome:
- the LOC138967478 gene encoding uncharacterized protein: MTSQRASTSPSANIVWDKSRLPHHERATHNGQALVPARNRPSSTGPVARRVNHQPHHHHNNNKVAVQNGRTVYKASESELNMSFDPMKDLHMWTMWRVAVNGRIVEETRKNKNRPHTAAASTAASTANRHADLDSNPFGRALVKTPLHRFIRVENGSNDIAGLMMDPHGEGGRSLGTQQFVFYGVPRVVLKKPKQQTIRLP, translated from the coding sequence ATGACGTCACAACGAGCTAGCACCTCCCCAAGCGCCAACATCGTCTGGGACAAAAGCCGCCTCCCTCACCACGAGAGAGCGACACACAACGGGCAAGCACTCGTGCCGGCCCGAAACAGACCCAGCTCTACTGGACCAGTCGCCCGCCGAGTCAACCACCagccccaccaccaccacaacaacaacaaagtggcAGTCCAGAACGGCCGGACCGTGTACAAGGCGTCAGAATCGGAGCTGAACATGTCCTTCGACCCCATGAAGGACCTCCACATGTGGACCATGTGGCGAGTAGCGGTCAACGGTCGTATCGTGGAGGAAACCAGAAAGAATAAAAACCGCCCCCACACCGCCGCTGCCAGCACCGCTGCCAGCACCGCCAACAGACACGCGGACTTGGACTCGAACCCTTTCGGGAGAGCGTTAGTCAAGACGCCGCTTCACCGCTTTATCCGCGTGGAGAACGGATCCAACGACATCGCTGGTCTGATGATGGACCCccacggggagggggggagatcCCTGGGTACCCAGCAGTTCGTCTTCTACGGGGTACCAAGGGTGGTGCTGAAAAAGCCCAAACAACAGACGATTCGTTTGCCTTGA